One Cytophagia bacterium CHB2 genomic region harbors:
- a CDS encoding universal stress protein — MKLKKILVCTDFSDSAKRAVDYAAKLAEANHAKLVVLTVLPDLLLSDEELVMARVNVESIRAESQKQIAAAQAKLVKHMRPAALKKLRPQFIVRDGKPFVEIIRTAKELKADLIVISSHGQSRLAEMLLGSTTERVVQKAPCSVLVVREAQHEFKMP; from the coding sequence ATGAAGTTGAAGAAAATCCTTGTGTGTACAGATTTTTCCGACAGCGCCAAGCGCGCGGTTGATTATGCGGCGAAACTGGCGGAAGCGAATCATGCGAAGCTCGTGGTGTTGACGGTTCTGCCGGATTTGTTGCTGTCGGATGAAGAGTTGGTTATGGCGCGGGTGAACGTGGAAAGTATAAGGGCAGAAAGCCAAAAGCAGATCGCGGCAGCGCAAGCCAAACTGGTGAAACACATGCGCCCGGCGGCGCTGAAAAAACTGCGGCCGCAATTCATCGTGCGCGACGGCAAGCCATTTGTCGAGATTATCCGCACGGCAAAAGAATTGAAGGCTGATTTGATCGTCATCTCCAGTCACGGCCAAAGCCGGCTCGCGGAAATGCTGCTGGGCAGCACCACCGAGCGTGTGGTGCAGAAAGCGCCGTGTTCGGTGCTGGTGGTGCGCGAAGCCCAGCATGAGTTCAAGATGCCGTGA
- the modA gene encoding molybdate ABC transporter substrate-binding protein, whose translation MKIIVFCLFIGCVVSSVYAQKTGTIAVAAASDLVYCLEELNAEFQKTHPHAVLKVSFGSSGNFFAQIQHGAPFDVFLSADMKYPRELIKAGLADSSSLTMYAVGRIVLWTIKTDIDVAAGLQIAREAQIKKLALANPEHAPYGRAAKAALEHYNLWETVQKKIVQGENIAQTAQFVQTGNADAGIVALALVLSPKLSRLGSFFEIPETSHPRLEQGAVLTNIGKENPLAKTYLDFLRSAPARAIFNRYGFRLPE comes from the coding sequence ATGAAAATAATTGTCTTCTGTTTGTTCATCGGTTGCGTGGTTTCGAGCGTTTATGCGCAAAAAACCGGAACCATTGCTGTGGCCGCTGCCTCGGATTTGGTTTATTGCCTGGAAGAATTGAACGCCGAATTTCAAAAAACTCACCCGCACGCCGTTCTGAAAGTCTCCTTTGGATCTTCCGGAAATTTCTTTGCCCAAATTCAACACGGCGCGCCCTTCGACGTTTTTTTGTCCGCCGACATGAAATATCCGCGCGAATTGATCAAGGCCGGGCTGGCGGATTCGAGTAGCTTGACGATGTACGCCGTTGGGCGCATCGTTTTGTGGACGATTAAAACCGATATTGACGTGGCGGCGGGGTTGCAAATCGCGCGTGAGGCACAGATCAAAAAACTGGCGCTTGCCAATCCCGAGCACGCGCCATATGGCCGAGCCGCCAAAGCCGCGCTGGAACATTATAACCTGTGGGAAACTGTCCAGAAAAAAATCGTGCAGGGAGAGAATATCGCGCAAACCGCGCAATTCGTGCAAACCGGCAACGCTGACGCCGGCATTGTGGCGTTGGCGCTGGTGCTGTCGCCCAAATTGTCACGCCTTGGCAGTTTTTTTGAAATCCCCGAAACCAGCCACCCTCGTCTGGAGCAAGGCGCGGTGTTGACGAATATTGGGAAGGAAAATCCCCTCGCTAAAACTTATCTCGACTTTCTGCGCTCCGCACCGGCGCGCGCCATCTTCAATCGCTACGGCTTTCGCCTGCCGGAGTAA
- a CDS encoding sodium:solute symporter family protein yields MPTHILNWIGFALYCIIVVVVGVISFRKAAQRGKRDSAQEFWTAGQRLSGWASGLSISASMMSISWSCVYGVQLFYWYGLGALWLLAIPWLLAMLGFFILIPRLRRMQAFSQPEMVGRRFGVRARQLLAAPLAFVYLIWCGAEIHAAANITAPLLQTSPYLMMFFMALVVAAYSALGGFEADVVTDQIQFALVAFFIAMIASLGLHAVLQQTSFASFLAHLPTPPKTLTPATSLWTAGPFLIMMTFIAYLPGWLVTTDVWIRLQAAASVAEARKGVAIAAMNSFVFVTLGPLLIGMTALYLYPPVGNEIPARLADGAAIFAVMMQDFAPAVLSVILVVGLSAASMSTIDTTGNVMALSLSYDILEQSPGAARLSENFRKKLPRYISVLAIALAFVYALFIESLWDIFYLSSGILTTTIFIPMVSLFLPRVQPRQVHAAILTGFLGTLLFYFLETRGPLRALQPAWLARTELGYILWGLLAAAIAFVLPQLIPPKARTKRHRV; encoded by the coding sequence ATGCCCACACACATTCTAAACTGGATCGGCTTCGCGCTTTATTGCATCATCGTTGTCGTCGTCGGGGTTATTAGTTTTCGCAAAGCCGCGCAACGCGGCAAGCGCGATAGCGCCCAAGAATTCTGGACCGCCGGGCAACGGCTCTCGGGCTGGGCTTCGGGGTTGTCCATTTCCGCAAGCATGATGTCGATCAGTTGGTCATGCGTGTACGGCGTACAGCTTTTTTACTGGTATGGCCTGGGCGCGCTGTGGCTGCTGGCGATCCCCTGGCTGCTGGCGATGCTGGGCTTTTTCATCCTCATACCGCGCCTGCGCCGCATGCAGGCTTTTTCACAGCCGGAAATGGTGGGACGGCGTTTCGGCGTGCGCGCGCGGCAATTGCTCGCGGCGCCGCTGGCATTCGTCTATCTCATCTGGTGCGGCGCCGAAATTCATGCCGCAGCAAACATCACGGCGCCGTTGCTGCAAACCTCGCCGTATCTCATGATGTTCTTCATGGCGCTGGTGGTGGCGGCCTATTCCGCGCTTGGCGGTTTCGAAGCCGATGTCGTCACCGATCAAATTCAATTCGCGCTGGTGGCTTTTTTTATTGCGATGATTGCCTCGCTCGGCTTGCACGCGGTTTTGCAACAAACGAGTTTTGCCTCATTTCTCGCTCACCTTCCCACGCCTCCCAAAACCTTGACTCCGGCAACGTCTTTGTGGACGGCGGGCCCGTTTTTGATTATGATGACATTCATCGCGTATTTACCGGGCTGGCTCGTGACCACCGATGTTTGGATTCGTCTGCAGGCAGCAGCTTCGGTCGCGGAGGCGCGCAAAGGCGTGGCGATTGCGGCGATGAATTCATTCGTGTTTGTCACGCTCGGGCCGCTCCTCATCGGCATGACGGCATTGTATCTTTACCCGCCGGTGGGCAATGAAATTCCTGCCCGTTTGGCGGACGGCGCTGCGATTTTCGCCGTGATGATGCAGGATTTCGCGCCGGCTGTTTTGAGCGTGATCTTGGTGGTGGGCTTGTCTGCCGCGTCAATGTCCACAATCGACACCACCGGCAATGTGATGGCGCTCTCCCTTTCATATGATATTCTGGAACAATCGCCGGGCGCCGCGCGCTTATCCGAAAACTTCCGCAAAAAATTGCCGCGCTATATCTCCGTGCTTGCCATCGCGTTGGCATTCGTGTATGCGCTGTTCATCGAATCGTTGTGGGATATCTTTTATCTTTCCTCCGGCATCCTGACGACCACGATTTTTATTCCAATGGTCTCGCTTTTTCTTCCGCGGGTACAGCCGCGCCAGGTGCATGCGGCGATTCTCACCGGTTTTCTCGGCACGTTGCTATTCTATTTTCTCGAAACGCGCGGACCGCTGCGCGCCCTGCAACCCGCCTGGCTGGCGCGCACGGAATTGGGCTATATTCTCTGGGGCCTGCTGGCAGCGGCGATCGCTTTTGTGTTGCCCCAACTCATTCCCCCAAAAGCAAGAACGAAACGCCATCGTGTTTAA
- a CDS encoding glucosamine-6-phosphate deaminase, producing the protein MSKRPPADLTAVERVALQASPFQALYSPTEKIKTIVVANFPALGKLAAMRFIEWVQHNPGGVISLPTGKTPEHFIKWVTYLLANWMQREVQSELEKNGVDPARMPEMKSLHFVQIDEFYPINPAQHNSFFYYVNKFYLQGFGLDPQKALLIDCSKIGLAPHETLSTIWPDDEVNLELRYKQGKNAAERQQQRVLQKIDQWCQEYEDTIRRLGGIGFFLGGIGPDGHIGFNVRGSDHYSTTRLTPTNYETQAAAATDLGGIEVSRKRLVITIGLGTITYNPDCAALIIAAGEAKADIVASAVQSNKDILYPASALQILPNARFYITMGAAKQLHERQHVLLLNAEAVDDQEVERVIVDLAVRLNKRVVELTEDDFLSDRTAHAILAKRRQEPQYLTNMVHNSLVAKIEKGAKTLNRTRFFHTEPHHDDLMLGYLPYIVRHVRDASNTHFFACLTSGFTAVTNQYMKQQISRLRGFLYSPEFAALQQEGYFAPANDLGRNRDVWQYLDGVAAKRNRVKDEGTARRFLRNLIELYGEHEFPQVQKRLNVLEDYFDKQYPGKKDEEKIQRLKGMCREWEAECLWGYFGWDRSNVLHLRLGFYTGDIFTQEPTVERDVVPVLNALEDVRPDIVTVALDPEASGPDTHYKVLQAITEALRRYEKQAGRGDITVWGYRNVWFRFHPSEANIYVPVSLNMFSIMQNAFMNTFISQKDASFPSYEHDGPFSELAQKIQAEQYQRIKICLGRKWFHEHESAMIRATRGLVFLKEMNLQEFYQRSRELKQMAENR; encoded by the coding sequence ATGTCTAAACGCCCGCCCGCTGATTTGACTGCCGTCGAGCGTGTGGCTCTGCAAGCCTCGCCCTTTCAAGCGCTCTATTCGCCCACGGAAAAAATCAAAACCATCGTTGTCGCCAATTTCCCCGCGCTCGGCAAGCTGGCGGCCATGCGTTTCATCGAATGGGTGCAACACAATCCCGGCGGCGTGATTTCATTGCCCACCGGCAAAACGCCGGAACACTTCATCAAATGGGTGACCTATTTGTTGGCGAATTGGATGCAGCGCGAGGTGCAAAGTGAGCTTGAAAAAAACGGCGTCGATCCGGCGCGCATGCCCGAGATGAAAAGCCTGCACTTCGTGCAAATCGACGAATTCTACCCCATCAATCCCGCGCAACACAACAGCTTTTTTTACTATGTCAATAAATTTTATTTGCAAGGCTTTGGACTCGATCCGCAAAAAGCCTTGCTGATCGATTGCTCAAAGATCGGGCTGGCCCCGCATGAAACCTTGAGCACCATTTGGCCGGACGACGAGGTGAATCTCGAGCTCCGCTATAAACAGGGCAAAAATGCGGCGGAACGCCAGCAACAACGCGTGCTGCAGAAAATCGATCAATGGTGCCAGGAATATGAAGATACGATTCGCCGGTTGGGCGGCATCGGTTTTTTTCTCGGCGGCATCGGCCCGGACGGCCACATCGGTTTCAATGTGCGCGGCTCGGATCATTACAGCACAACGCGCCTGACGCCGACGAATTACGAAACGCAAGCCGCCGCCGCGACCGATCTCGGCGGTATTGAAGTTTCGCGCAAGCGTCTGGTTATCACCATCGGATTGGGAACCATCACCTACAATCCGGACTGCGCCGCCCTCATCATCGCCGCGGGCGAGGCCAAGGCCGACATCGTCGCCAGCGCCGTGCAGAGCAACAAGGATATTTTGTATCCCGCCAGCGCTTTGCAAATCCTGCCCAATGCCCGATTCTATATCACCATGGGTGCAGCCAAACAGCTTCACGAACGCCAGCATGTTTTGCTGTTGAATGCGGAGGCAGTTGACGATCAGGAAGTCGAACGCGTCATCGTCGATCTCGCCGTGCGGCTGAATAAGCGCGTGGTGGAACTTACGGAGGATGATTTTCTGAGCGACCGCACGGCGCATGCGATTTTGGCGAAACGTCGGCAGGAGCCACAATACCTCACGAATATGGTGCATAACAGCCTGGTGGCTAAAATTGAAAAAGGCGCAAAAACATTGAACCGGACGCGTTTTTTTCACACAGAGCCGCATCACGATGATTTGATGCTCGGCTATTTGCCCTATATCGTGCGGCACGTGCGCGATGCGAGCAATACGCATTTTTTTGCGTGCCTGACCAGCGGCTTCACCGCGGTGACGAATCAGTATATGAAGCAGCAAATCAGCCGCTTGCGCGGATTTCTCTACAGCCCTGAGTTTGCGGCGTTGCAGCAAGAGGGCTATTTCGCGCCGGCAAATGATTTGGGCCGCAATCGCGATGTCTGGCAATATCTCGACGGGGTGGCGGCCAAACGCAATCGCGTGAAAGATGAAGGCACGGCGCGCCGTTTTCTGCGCAATCTCATTGAACTCTATGGCGAGCACGAATTCCCGCAAGTGCAAAAGCGTTTGAATGTTCTTGAGGATTATTTCGACAAACAATATCCCGGCAAAAAAGACGAAGAGAAAATTCAACGCCTCAAGGGCATGTGCCGCGAGTGGGAGGCGGAATGTTTGTGGGGGTATTTCGGCTGGGATCGCTCGAATGTGCTGCACCTCCGCCTGGGATTTTATACCGGCGATATTTTCACGCAGGAGCCGACGGTCGAGCGTGATGTTGTGCCGGTGTTGAACGCGCTCGAAGACGTGCGGCCCGACATCGTGACGGTGGCGCTCGATCCCGAAGCCAGCGGCCCGGATACGCATTACAAAGTCCTGCAAGCGATTACGGAAGCCTTGCGGCGCTATGAAAAGCAAGCCGGGCGCGGGGATATCACGGTCTGGGGTTATCGCAATGTGTGGTTCCGTTTTCATCCGAGCGAGGCGAATATTTACGTGCCGGTGTCGCTCAACATGTTTTCCATCATGCAAAATGCGTTCATGAACACCTTCATCTCACAAAAGGACGCCTCCTTCCCCAGCTATGAACACGACGGCCCGTTTTCGGAATTGGCGCAAAAGATTCAAGCCGAGCAATATCAGCGCATCAAGATTTGCCTGGGACGCAAGTGGTTTCACGAGCATGAAAGCGCGATGATTCGCGCGACGCGCGGTTTGGTTTTTTTGAAGGAGATGAACTTGCAGGAATTCTATCAGCGCAGCCGCGAGCTGAAACAGATGGCGGAGAATCGCTGA
- a CDS encoding SRPBCC domain-containing protein gives MRLFRLLDQHLISEVLYTLHQIKEVLMRRFTLMIFALLSLCAAGFAQTTNKKLTGQSFAGEITVNAAPQAVWAVLTDLPKLSSVMNFGYQGPAKALAKPGDSVQLKVWGDTGTFILIYVKPNSELRFVWEPDNATYICQQRWRVTPAGSGAKVSIEERYTESGPQTDADIAAQVKAYNEALARLKAKCEGK, from the coding sequence ATGAGATTATTCCGTTTGCTGGATCAGCATTTGATTTCTGAAGTGCTTTACACCCTACACCAAATCAAGGAGGTTCTTATGCGTCGTTTCACCCTCATGATTTTTGCCCTGCTGAGTTTGTGCGCCGCCGGCTTTGCGCAAACCACAAACAAGAAGTTGACCGGGCAAAGTTTTGCCGGCGAAATCACCGTTAATGCCGCGCCGCAAGCGGTGTGGGCGGTGTTGACGGATTTGCCCAAGCTCAGCAGTGTGATGAATTTCGGCTATCAAGGCCCGGCAAAAGCGCTGGCCAAACCCGGCGACAGCGTGCAGTTGAAAGTCTGGGGCGATACCGGCACGTTCATCTTGATCTATGTCAAGCCGAACAGCGAGCTGCGCTTCGTGTGGGAGCCGGATAATGCCACCTACATTTGCCAGCAGCGCTGGCGCGTAACTCCCGCAGGCAGCGGCGCCAAAGTTTCCATCGAAGAGCGCTACACCGAGTCCGGCCCGCAAACCGACGCTGATATTGCCGCGCAAGTAAAGGCCTATAACGAAGCCCTGGCGCGCTTGAAAGCGAAGTGTGAGGGGAAATAA
- a CDS encoding adenylate/guanylate cyclase domain-containing protein, translated as MDSNNNSQPVSEMSGFKNNSCKLSAIMFTDIKGFSRRMGENERFTLKLLRDHNRIMRFLVRKHRGRIVKSTGDGYLMDFDSAVEAVQCAIEAQERFTRYNFDKPESDQIHVRMGINLGEVRIVDGDLFGDEVNIAARLQTLAEPSGICITREVYEMVKTKLTIVAVNFGPQELKNICQKVEVFKVLIKPLGHAAIEIAPSRHEKLQVSETQVFEPYLVGESTNGALAHPPALNGQPKNFRHFFKPITSRPNLRRALPLVTLGILLPALFFQPGTSQRGLSSASLASIQQIVPDTLQRRTNSTEASAQTSLLVTYFDNRTADERDAWLAAGLTDMLITDMQGVNGLQVLGRAELEDAMQTAGGKPAGMNLQFARAVAQHTASDLMLCGSIVRDGNTLRFDVQVFETHSGELLLAEKVSGESVLQMVTDLSNQLKMKLEPLMMNRAMLAQK; from the coding sequence ATGGACTCGAATAACAACTCTCAACCCGTTTCCGAGATGTCGGGATTCAAAAACAATTCCTGCAAGCTATCGGCGATCATGTTCACCGACATCAAGGGTTTCAGCCGGCGTATGGGCGAAAACGAACGCTTCACGCTCAAACTCCTGCGCGACCACAATCGCATCATGCGTTTTCTCGTGCGCAAGCATCGCGGCCGCATCGTGAAGAGCACCGGCGACGGTTATTTAATGGATTTCGACAGCGCGGTGGAAGCCGTGCAATGCGCCATCGAAGCACAGGAACGCTTCACGCGCTACAACTTCGACAAGCCCGAGTCGGATCAGATTCACGTGCGCATGGGCATCAACCTCGGCGAAGTCCGCATCGTGGACGGCGATTTGTTCGGCGACGAGGTCAACATCGCGGCGCGCCTGCAAACCTTGGCCGAACCCAGCGGCATTTGCATCACCCGCGAAGTTTATGAAATGGTCAAAACCAAGCTCACCATCGTTGCGGTCAACTTCGGCCCGCAAGAATTGAAAAACATCTGCCAGAAGGTTGAAGTCTTCAAAGTTTTGATAAAGCCGCTCGGGCATGCCGCCATCGAAATTGCGCCCAGCCGCCATGAAAAATTGCAGGTGAGCGAAACCCAGGTCTTTGAGCCCTATCTCGTGGGGGAATCCACGAACGGCGCGCTTGCGCATCCGCCGGCGCTGAACGGGCAGCCCAAAAATTTCCGCCACTTTTTCAAGCCGATTACTTCCCGCCCAAATTTACGCCGCGCGTTGCCGTTAGTAACCCTCGGCATTTTGCTGCCGGCGCTGTTCTTTCAGCCTGGCACCTCGCAACGCGGCTTATCCTCCGCCTCGCTCGCTTCGATTCAACAAATCGTGCCGGATACGCTGCAACGCAGAACCAATTCCACGGAAGCATCGGCTCAAACCTCACTGCTGGTGACTTATTTTGATAATCGCACGGCAGATGAACGCGATGCCTGGCTCGCCGCCGGCTTGACGGACATGCTCATTACTGATATGCAGGGTGTGAACGGTTTGCAGGTGTTGGGCCGCGCTGAACTTGAAGACGCCATGCAAACCGCGGGCGGCAAGCCTGCCGGCATGAATCTGCAATTCGCGCGCGCGGTGGCGCAACATACCGCCTCCGATCTGATGCTCTGCGGCAGCATCGTGCGCGACGGCAACACCCTGCGCTTCGACGTGCAGGTATTCGAAACACACTCCGGCGAATTGCTGCTGGCGGAAAAAGTTTCCGGCGAGAGTGTGTTGCAGATGGTGACGGACTTGTCGAATCAATTGAAGATGAAGCTGGAGCCGTTGATGATGAATCGCGCCATGTTAGCACAAAAATAG
- a CDS encoding nitrate reductase, with the protein MVGSDLYNEDLAPTTLAQRTWSMWNIAALWVGMAVCIPTYMVAAGLIDSGMSWGQALFTIILGNLIVLVPMMLNAHAGTKYGIPFPVLLRASFGTIGSNIAALMRAIVACGWFGIQTWIGGSAIYALLGVLFGLRPGVDDTIISWLGISLPQFGCFMIFWAINVAIILAGTESIRWLETLSAPFLLAIGLGLLYWAMSNAGGLSNILSAETIAKVKSAAGAENVSFWKIFFPSLTGMIGFWATLSLNIPDFTRFSRSQRDQMLGQAIGLPTTMGLYSFIGIAVTCATVIIYGQAIWDPVQLLSKFDAPITVILSLFSITIATLTTNIAANVVSPANDFSNLRPTLISFKTGGLITAVIGIFIMPWHLLSNLGNYIFVWLIGYSALLGPIGGIMICDYFIIRRGRLKVEDLYSRRGEYSYQNGVNWKAVLALGLAILPNVPGFINAATKAQVFPAFFDQLYTYSWFVGLFLAMALYYVLMRKNAKSA; encoded by the coding sequence ATGGTGGGCTCCGATCTTTACAACGAAGATCTGGCGCCGACAACGCTGGCGCAACGAACCTGGTCGATGTGGAACATCGCGGCATTATGGGTGGGCATGGCCGTGTGCATCCCAACGTATATGGTTGCTGCGGGCTTAATCGATAGCGGCATGAGCTGGGGGCAGGCGTTGTTTACGATTATCCTGGGGAATCTCATCGTGCTCGTGCCCATGATGCTCAACGCGCATGCCGGCACGAAATACGGCATTCCGTTTCCGGTGCTGCTGCGCGCTTCGTTCGGCACCATCGGCTCCAACATTGCGGCATTGATGCGCGCCATCGTAGCGTGCGGTTGGTTCGGTATTCAAACGTGGATTGGCGGCAGCGCGATTTATGCGCTGCTGGGCGTGTTATTCGGCTTGCGCCCCGGCGTTGATGACACGATCATTTCCTGGCTCGGCATCTCATTGCCGCAATTCGGGTGTTTCATGATTTTCTGGGCGATCAATGTTGCCATCATTCTCGCCGGCACGGAATCCATTCGCTGGCTGGAGACATTGTCCGCGCCGTTTTTGCTGGCGATTGGTTTGGGCCTGCTGTATTGGGCAATGAGTAACGCCGGCGGCCTGAGCAATATTCTTTCCGCAGAAACCATCGCCAAAGTCAAATCTGCTGCCGGCGCGGAGAATGTTTCGTTTTGGAAAATCTTCTTTCCCTCGCTAACCGGCATGATCGGCTTTTGGGCCACGCTCTCGCTCAACATCCCCGATTTTACCCGCTTCAGCCGCAGTCAACGCGATCAAATGCTCGGGCAGGCCATCGGCTTGCCCACGACCATGGGGCTTTATTCTTTTATCGGTATTGCGGTCACGTGCGCGACCGTCATCATTTACGGCCAGGCGATTTGGGATCCCGTGCAATTGTTGTCGAAATTCGATGCGCCCATCACTGTAATACTTTCTTTATTTTCGATTACGATTGCAACCTTGACGACCAACATCGCAGCCAATGTGGTCTCGCCTGCCAATGATTTTTCCAATCTGCGACCAACGTTGATTTCCTTCAAAACCGGCGGCTTGATCACCGCGGTGATCGGAATCTTCATCATGCCGTGGCATTTGTTGAGCAATTTGGGCAATTATATTTTTGTTTGGCTGATCGGATATAGCGCGCTGCTGGGCCCCATTGGCGGCATTATGATTTGTGATTATTTCATCATTCGTCGCGGTCGCTTAAAGGTGGAAGATCTCTACAGCCGCAGGGGCGAGTACTCCTATCAAAACGGCGTCAACTGGAAGGCCGTGCTCGCGCTCGGCCTGGCAATTCTGCCCAACGTCCCCGGTTTCATCAATGCCGCAACGAAAGCGCAGGTTTTCCCGGCGTTTTTCGATCAGCTCTACACGTATTCGTGGTTCGTGGGATTGTTTTTGGCGATGGCGCTGTATTACGTGCTGATGCGAAAAAACGCAAAAAGCGCATAG
- the modB gene encoding molybdate ABC transporter permease subunit: MILLLLVGTPLAYGLSRSKRRSAMILETLVSLPIVLPPTVIGFYLLILFSPQRPFGEFWVKLTGQTLTFSFEGLVIGSVIYSLPYAVQPILSAFKAVPPELLEVSLTQGATRWQAFRHVMLPLAQRGIGVGAILGFAHTLGEFGVVVMLGGNIPGKTKVASIALYDEVQKLNYDTAHTYALLLLVIAFVMLLAITMIQRKIEHNA; encoded by the coding sequence ATGATTTTGCTGCTGCTGGTGGGCACGCCGCTGGCCTATGGCTTGAGCCGCAGCAAACGGCGCAGCGCAATGATCCTGGAAACGCTGGTCAGCCTGCCGATCGTGTTGCCGCCGACCGTCATCGGTTTTTATTTGTTGATCTTGTTTTCACCGCAACGGCCGTTCGGCGAGTTTTGGGTGAAGCTGACCGGGCAAACGTTGACGTTCAGTTTCGAGGGCTTGGTCATCGGCTCTGTGATTTACAGCTTGCCCTATGCCGTACAGCCGATTTTAAGCGCCTTCAAAGCCGTGCCGCCGGAATTGCTGGAGGTTTCACTCACACAAGGCGCAACACGCTGGCAGGCGTTCCGGCATGTCATGCTGCCGCTCGCACAGCGCGGCATTGGCGTCGGCGCGATTTTAGGATTCGCGCACACGCTCGGCGAGTTCGGCGTGGTGGTGATGCTCGGCGGCAACATTCCCGGCAAAACCAAAGTCGCCTCCATCGCGCTTTATGATGAAGTGCAAAAACTCAACTATGATACGGCGCACACCTATGCTCTGCTTTTGCTGGTGATAGCGTTTGTGATGTTGCTGGCAATAACGATGATTCAAAGAAAAATCGAGCATAACGCCTGA
- a CDS encoding DNA polymerase, whose product MPISENNLPLRWLFLDLNAYFASIEQELRPELRGKPVGVVPVMTDSTCCIAASYEAKGFGVKTGTIVRDAKKLCPQIQLVEARHRVYVEYHHKIVQAVESCLPVAAVLSIDEMACRLIGRERELEKALAFGRKIKQALREKVGSTLRCSVGLAPNRFLAKVATDLQKPDGLVVIRAEDLPGILHPLQLQDLPGIGARMNKRLLKHGVYTVKQLCALSKIEMGKIWGGIIGERFWHWLRGDDLPEIATQRRTVGHSHVLPPELRNDEGAYAVAKKLVHKAAARLRHMNYWAGVLAVNIRFSWEEGWSEQISMVECQDTLTMLEALAQVWQQRPQGNPVAVGVTLLDLVPNELHNLSLFEDPKRSKLAQAMDAINAKYGNDVVYFGGIHASKHAAPTRIAFSSIPELWTFE is encoded by the coding sequence ATGCCAATTTCCGAGAACAATCTTCCGTTGCGCTGGCTCTTTCTCGATTTGAATGCGTATTTTGCCTCCATCGAGCAAGAGCTGCGGCCCGAGCTGCGCGGCAAACCGGTGGGCGTGGTGCCGGTGATGACGGACAGCACGTGTTGCATCGCCGCGAGTTATGAAGCCAAAGGCTTCGGCGTTAAAACCGGCACCATCGTGCGCGACGCCAAAAAGCTTTGCCCACAAATTCAGTTGGTCGAAGCGCGGCATCGCGTTTATGTCGAATACCATCATAAAATCGTACAGGCGGTGGAATCCTGCCTGCCGGTGGCTGCGGTGTTGTCGATTGACGAGATGGCTTGCCGGTTGATTGGAAGAGAGCGCGAGCTTGAGAAGGCACTGGCCTTTGGCCGGAAAATCAAGCAAGCGCTGCGCGAGAAAGTTGGCAGCACGCTGCGCTGCTCCGTCGGCCTTGCGCCCAACCGCTTTTTGGCGAAAGTCGCCACGGATTTGCAGAAGCCCGACGGCCTCGTGGTGATTCGCGCCGAAGATTTGCCCGGGATTCTTCATCCTTTGCAATTGCAGGATTTGCCGGGTATCGGCGCACGCATGAACAAGCGTTTGCTCAAACACGGCGTTTATACTGTCAAGCAGCTTTGCGCGCTTTCTAAAATCGAGATGGGCAAAATTTGGGGCGGCATTATCGGCGAGCGCTTTTGGCACTGGCTGCGCGGCGATGATTTGCCGGAGATCGCGACGCAGCGCCGCACGGTCGGGCATTCGCATGTGTTGCCGCCGGAATTGCGCAACGACGAGGGCGCATATGCCGTGGCGAAAAAACTCGTGCACAAAGCCGCGGCGCGTTTGCGGCACATGAATTATTGGGCGGGTGTGTTGGCGGTGAATATCCGCTTCAGTTGGGAAGAAGGGTGGTCGGAACAAATCAGCATGGTCGAATGCCAGGATACCTTGACGATGCTCGAAGCCTTGGCGCAGGTATGGCAACAACGGCCGCAAGGAAATCCCGTGGCGGTGGGCGTGACCTTGCTCGATCTTGTGCCGAACGAGCTGCACAATCTCTCGCTGTTCGAAGATCCCAAGCGCAGCAAGCTTGCGCAGGCGATGGATGCCATTAACGCCAAATACGGCAACGACGTCGTCTACTTCGGCGGTATTCACGCCTCCAAACACGCCGCACCCACGCGCATTGCGTTCAGCAGCATTCCGGAGCTGTGGACGTTTGAGTGA